AGCGTCCTCCAGGATACGCCCGGCTCGGTCTGCGTCGTCCAGGGCTATGGCGTCGGCGCCGGTTGCTGAAAAATGCCGGCCGTCGCCCGATGGTCGTGGAATTGGTCGTTTGCCGTCGGTTTCGCTCAGAGGGTCGCGAAATAATGCGTATTTTGAAAGCATTTCTTGCAGATAACAGAGCTGCGACGGCAATTGAGTATGGCTTGATCGCCGCCCTCATTTGTGGCGCGCTCGTCTCCGGTCTCGGGGTCTTCACCGGCGCCTTGCAAGGCGTCTTCAACGTGATCAATAACAATATGACGGTGAATTGAAGAAGCCGCCGGCCCTCACTGTTTGAGCTTGTGTTCGTCCACCTTCAGTGCATCGGCAAGGCGCGCCTTGGCCGAACCCGGCTTGAGCGGCTTTTGCTGGCTCTCGTGGGCAGCCCATCCCGAGACATAGATGATCGAGAAGGTGGCGCGGATACGTCCGTCGGGATCGGCATAACGTTCGCCGTAGATCTCCGCTGCGCGCAGGAAGAAGGCGCGCGTCAGTGGCATCCGGGCGCGGGCTGCAAGCGGATTGCTCATGCCCATCGCTCTCAGATCCCGCATCAGCGGAAAGAGCGAATCATAGCGCACCGTATAATTCTCCGCATCGATCACCGGCAACGTGAAGCCGGCGCGCTGCATGAGGCTACCGACATCGCGCACATCGGCGAAGGGAATGACACGCGGGCTTGCGCCACCTGTCATCTCGACCTCGGCGGTCAGCAGCACGTCGCGCAGTTCCTGTAACGTGCCGGCGCCGGGGATCGCGGCCAGGAAAAGGCCGTCCGGCTTCAGGGCGCGGCGGATCTGGATGAAGACACCCGGCGTATCGTTGGTCAGATGCAGGCTGAGCGGCGCAAGGATGAGATTGGCCGATTGCGGTTCGAGCGGCACGTCCTCGAGCGGCGCCTCGATCAAGATTTCGTCCGGCCCGGCATAGGCCTTCTCGCTTTCAACGCGGATCATCGTACCGATCTTGCCCGTTGCCAGCGC
The nucleotide sequence above comes from Rhizobium indicum. Encoded proteins:
- a CDS encoding methyltransferase domain-containing protein codes for the protein METIFDRALIAAHRHRALANNDPKAAFLLDIAAEEMGERLSVVERTFGTAVELHGATGAAARAALATGKIGTMIRVESEKAYAGPDEILIEAPLEDVPLEPQSANLILAPLSLHLTNDTPGVFIQIRRALKPDGLFLAAIPGAGTLQELRDVLLTAEVEMTGGASPRVIPFADVRDVGSLMQRAGFTLPVIDAENYTVRYDSLFPLMRDLRAMGMSNPLAARARMPLTRAFFLRAAEIYGERYADPDGRIRATFSIIYVSGWAAHESQQKPLKPGSAKARLADALKVDEHKLKQ
- a CDS encoding Flp family type IVb pilin, whose translation is MRILKAFLADNRAATAIEYGLIAALICGALVSGLGVFTGALQGVFNVINNNMTVN